The proteins below are encoded in one region of Apium graveolens cultivar Ventura chromosome 4, ASM990537v1, whole genome shotgun sequence:
- the LOC141719335 gene encoding putative ubiquitin-like-specific protease 1B encodes MTRPLKNQKVRWLYRHFWSLEVDYIWRDHSERGVTYPLTHSQVTTLRPEYWVEDDVLNAYGDLLRLREDKLWEKWEKIPRTESFKPRRYFIAPSFFMAIALEHCPNLKASPSTLKGDAKKSMEKFFRDYANKGGSLPLQFCDFAFFPTCDNSHWFLFVVNLSKMRVLNIDPLGDDKDTIGNIAHPCQYYIMEKLIPYMLNYLHPSRFPLKYMGVHGLDARPKQDGGNDYGVYVSKYMDAMLNGVSLPSAVWNAKVDVQTFRYRMAHELSKGVARHISEWGIRQREVGH; translated from the exons ATGACAAGGCCACTAAAAAATCAGAAAGTGAGGTGGTTGTATCGGCATTTCTGGAGTTTAGAGGTTGATTACATTTGGCGTGATCACAGTGAGCGGGGCGTTACTTATCCTCTTACACATAGCCAAGTAACAACTTTGCGACCAGAGTATTGGGTGGAGGATGATGTTCTCAATGCCTATGGTGACCTCTTGAGACTTAGAGAGGATAAACTCTGGGAAAAATGGGAAAAAATTCCCAGAACTGAAAGTTTCAAGCCCAGGCGGTATTTCATTGCTCCTAGCTTTTTCATGGCGATAGCACTTGAGCATTGTCCTAACTTGAAG GCTTCTCCGAGTACCCTAAAAGGTGATGCCAAGAAGTCAATGGAGAAGTTCTTTAGAGATTATGCTAACAAGGGGGGTAGCTTGCCTCTTCAGTTTTGTGACTTTGCATTTTTCCCCACGTGTGATAACTCTCATTGGTTCTTGTTTGTTGTTAATCTCAGCAAAATGAGAGTGCTAAACATTGATCCTCTTGGGGACGACAAAGACACAATAGGGAACATCGCTCACCCCTGCCAGTATTACATTATG GAAAAGTTGATCCCATATATGCTCAATTATTTGCATCCATCTCGATTTCCATTGAAATATATGGGGGTTCATGGTCTTGATGCTCGACCCAAGCAAGATGGTGGCAATGATTATGGTGTATATGTCTCCAAGTACATGGATGCTATGCTCAACGGGGTCTCTTTGCCATCAGCTGTGTGGAACGCTAAAGTTGATGTACAGACTTTTCGCTATCGGATGGCACACGAGTTATCAAAAGGGGTTGCTAGACACATTTCTGAGTGGGGCATTCGACAAAGAGAGGTGGGACACTAG